In a single window of the Diachasmimorpha longicaudata isolate KC_UGA_2023 chromosome 16, iyDiaLong2, whole genome shotgun sequence genome:
- the LOC135170139 gene encoding E3 ubiquitin-protein ligase RNF146 isoform X2 produces the protein MAQAAVKVVDLTEEAVKEEKQGTTTSLECAVCLQQCIHPAKLPCTHIFCYLCVKGVANQSKKCPMCRQEIPADFVERPELVEVEESKVPGAEEEYQWFYEGRNGWWQYDPRTSLELETAYKQGKRTCELLIAGFLYIADFGSMLQLRRNDPSRHRRIKRDLHNVPKKGVAGLRLNREEEPAFREIRGAERPASPASDSMGTGDGTNTPVPPSNTPQTPAGNTSGDATPLTGRLEHRQDSLHQVLEQMRSLMLSGHFTLNSDNDLEDTNVSGSFSDNQRTIRRATPSNTDTSAYSDEGENHL, from the exons ATGGCCCAAGCAGCGGTGAAAGTCGTCGACCTGACCGAGGAGGCAGTAAAAGAAGAGAAACAAG GAACGACAACGTCGTTGGAGTGCGCCGTTTGTCTCCAACAATGTATTCACCCAGCCAAATTACCATGCACCCACATATTTTGCTACCTCTGTGTCAAAGGGGTAGCTAATCAGAGTAAAAAATGTCCAATGTGCAGACAAGAAATTCCAGCTGATTTTGTGGAGAGACCAGAGTTGGTGGAGGTCGAGGAGTCCAAGGTGCCAGGAGCTGAGGAGGAGTATCAGTGGTTCTATGAAGGGAGAAATG GGTGGTGGCAATATGACCCAAGAACAAGCCTAGAACTCGAGACAGCATACAAACAAGGCAAGAGAACGTGTGAGCTCTTGATCGCGGGCTTCCTCTACATCGCCGACTTCGGTTCGATGCTGCAGTTGAGAAGAAATGACCCTTCCAGACATCGAAGAATTAAACGAGATCTTCACAACGTCCCTAAAAAGGGTGTGGCTGGTCTGAGGCTGAACCGAGAGGAAGAGCCGGCTTTCAGGGAGATCAGAGGGGCTGAAAGACCTGCCAGTCCAGCTAGTGATTCTATGG GCACAGGTGATGGAACAAATACACCAGTGCCTCCAAGCAATACTCCTCAAACACCAGCTGGAAATACGAGTGGCGATGCAACACCCCTGACTGGCAGACTGGAACACAGACAGGACTCCTTACACCAGGTTTTAGAACAAATGCGTTCATTAATGCTAAGTGGTCACTTCACTCTTAACAGTGATAACGATCTTGAAGATACGAACGTCAGTGGATCGTTTTCAGATAATCAGCGTACAATACGCAGGGCAACGCCGTCAAATACCGACACATCTGCATACAGCGATGAAGGTGAGAATCATCTTTAA
- the LOC135170142 gene encoding uncharacterized protein LOC135170142 isoform X2, whose product MRHNNEYQMHNGRDPHRAYSTDGEESHRTISVRTSSEYATAHKPNAMIGRKEKRRHERDLNDSPPGIHRHGQDSEIYITSEAYRTTPDFRASGHHSPVASSRYGYRAPSNYSYGSARSGASNGSTIKTKTSRHGGLVVETMSTPNPFCPNTKGMCCLLLLINLGIILVTLGFVIVIQIFHPLIVWILGIIFLIFGFATLMGSLIYCVHVFRNAKHPHEVNPEDFYWTRYWQGQVGSAPEIHYKAEEKYPDDAGSDRFSKYSSSYYDRRNQHY is encoded by the exons ATGCGTCACAACAACGAATATCAAATGCACAATGGGAGGGATCCACATCGGGCCTATTCTACGGACGGCGAGGAAAGCCATCGGACCATTTCCGTACGTACATCCTCGGAGTACGCCACAGCCCATAAGCCAAATGCTATG ATTGGCAGAAAAGAAAAGAGACGACACGAACGAGACCTGAACGATTCACCTCCAGGAATCCACCGACATGGACAGGATTCCGAAATTTATATCACAAGTGAAGCTTATCGGACTACCCCGGACTTCAG AGCCTCAGGCCACCACAGTCCCGTGGCAAGTTCCAGATATGGATATAGAGCTCCTAGTAATTATAGCTATGGCTCAGCAAGATCTGGAGCCTCCAATGGATCCAccataaaaacaaaaaccTCGAGACACGGTGGGCTTGTCGTTGAAACCATGTCCACACCAAATCCATTTTGTCCAAATACGAAAGGAATGTGTTGTCTATTGCTCCTCATCAATCTGGGAATTATTCTTGTCACACTTGGTTTTGTCATAGTCATACAAATCTTCCATCCCCTCATTGTCTG GATTCTCGGAATAATTTTCTTAATATTCGGCTTTGCCACGTTAATGGGAAGCTTGATATATTGCGTCCATGTATTCAGAAATGCCAAACACCCACACGAAGTTAACCCAGAAGATTTTTACTGGACGAGGTACTGGCAAGGACAGGTAGGCTCAGCCCCGGAAATCCATTACAAAGCCGAAGAAAAATATCCGGACGATGCGGGAAGTGATCGTTTTAGCAAATACTCATCGTCCTATTACGATCGACGTAACCAACATTATtga
- the LOC135170142 gene encoding uncharacterized protein LOC135170142 isoform X1 produces MRHNNEYQMHNGRDPHRAYSTDGEESHRTISVRTSSEYATAHKPNAMIGRKEKRRHERDLNDSPPGIHRHGQDSEIYITSEAYRTTPDFSRASGHHSPVASSRYGYRAPSNYSYGSARSGASNGSTIKTKTSRHGGLVVETMSTPNPFCPNTKGMCCLLLLINLGIILVTLGFVIVIQIFHPLIVWILGIIFLIFGFATLMGSLIYCVHVFRNAKHPHEVNPEDFYWTRYWQGQVGSAPEIHYKAEEKYPDDAGSDRFSKYSSSYYDRRNQHY; encoded by the exons ATGCGTCACAACAACGAATATCAAATGCACAATGGGAGGGATCCACATCGGGCCTATTCTACGGACGGCGAGGAAAGCCATCGGACCATTTCCGTACGTACATCCTCGGAGTACGCCACAGCCCATAAGCCAAATGCTATG ATTGGCAGAAAAGAAAAGAGACGACACGAACGAGACCTGAACGATTCACCTCCAGGAATCCACCGACATGGACAGGATTCCGAAATTTATATCACAAGTGAAGCTTATCGGACTACCCCGGACTTCAG TAGAGCCTCAGGCCACCACAGTCCCGTGGCAAGTTCCAGATATGGATATAGAGCTCCTAGTAATTATAGCTATGGCTCAGCAAGATCTGGAGCCTCCAATGGATCCAccataaaaacaaaaaccTCGAGACACGGTGGGCTTGTCGTTGAAACCATGTCCACACCAAATCCATTTTGTCCAAATACGAAAGGAATGTGTTGTCTATTGCTCCTCATCAATCTGGGAATTATTCTTGTCACACTTGGTTTTGTCATAGTCATACAAATCTTCCATCCCCTCATTGTCTG GATTCTCGGAATAATTTTCTTAATATTCGGCTTTGCCACGTTAATGGGAAGCTTGATATATTGCGTCCATGTATTCAGAAATGCCAAACACCCACACGAAGTTAACCCAGAAGATTTTTACTGGACGAGGTACTGGCAAGGACAGGTAGGCTCAGCCCCGGAAATCCATTACAAAGCCGAAGAAAAATATCCGGACGATGCGGGAAGTGATCGTTTTAGCAAATACTCATCGTCCTATTACGATCGACGTAACCAACATTATtga
- the LOC135170124 gene encoding rho guanine nucleotide exchange factor 7 isoform X3, with protein MSKLDAPKLVTALFTFKGSNNDELCFRKGDVITITQTDDGGWWEGTLNDKTAWFPSNYVKEYRPLDAGHSSGKPPVEKSSQEFPAIHSRVNREIVLKDLVDSEKANVTEIQGIVNNFLQPLESTNLLTKEEYKQLVGNIREVVEIHQRLLASLEAAVSHGPEARIGSLFLTLASKIQSVHLRYCNGHPHAVCIMDRYRDELNDFMEKSGAVTPGILVLTTGLSKPFRRLEKYSAILQELERHTEKNHCDRGDTQRSVSVYREIAEQCNYMRKQRELALQVLTSGVKGWEGEELDALGDILHVGPVTIAVGADRRDRYFVLFPTTLLVLSTSSRMSSFIYEGKLPLTGIDITLVEDPEDSKNAFEISGPFIESIMVLCNNREERQQWIDLLSQDQSSCLLRSPTMLHLNNQPNETHQQHLQEHCASPETKSWWNLASLRPAPPIYSIKIQNKTDPIDGYHSPRNTNERTFEDDAIILKVIEGYSMIVNRFAMQPGS; from the exons ATGTCAAAGTTAGATGCTCCAAAATTAGTCACAGCCTTATTTACATTCAAAGGAAGTAACAACGATGAG TTGTGCTTCAGAAAGGGCGATGTCATAACAATAACGCAGACCGATGATGGTGGATGGTGGGAAGGTACCTTGAATGACAAGACTGCTTGGTTTCCCTCCAACTATGTCAAGGAGTATCGCCCTCTTG ATGCTGGACATTCTTCTGGAAAGCCCCCGGTCGAGAAATCGAGCCAAGAGTTCCCAGCTATTCATTCACGAGTCAATAGAGAAATAGTTTTGAAAGATCTAGTGGATTCAGAGAAAGCTAATGTCACAGAAATCCAGGGAattgtcaataattttctGCAACCATTGGAATCAACAAATTT atTAACAAAAGAGGAATACAAACAGTTGGTTGGAAATATCCGCGAAGTTGTGGAGATTCATCAGCGTTTGCTGGCGAGTCTGGAAGCAGCAGTATCCCACGGACCTGAGGCAAGAATTGGCAGTTTATTTCTCACTCTGGCATCTAAAATACAGTCAGTTCATTTGCGGTATTGCAACGGTCATCCTCATGCCGTTTGCATAATGGACCGATACAGGGATGAACTGAATGATTTTATGGAGAAAAGTGGCGCTGTGACACCAGGAATTCTTGTATTAACTACAGGGCTCAGTAAACCCTTTAGGAGGCTAGAGAAATACAGTGCAATACTTCAGGAATTAGAAAGACATACTGAGAAGAATCACTGCGATCGAGGGGATACACAGAGGAGTGTCTCTGTATACAGGGAAATAGCA gaACAATGCAACTATATGCGCAAGCAGAGGGAACTAGCCCTTCAAGTGCTTACCAGTGGGGTTAAAGGTTGGGAAGGAGAAGAACTCGATGCCCTTGGCGATATTTTGCATGTTGGACCGGTCACAATTGCAGTGGGGGCAGATCGACGTGATAGATACTTCGTACTATTCCCTACGACACTTCTAGTACTCAGCACAAGCTCTCGAATGAGTTCTTTCATATACGAG GGAAAACTCCCCTTAACGGGCATTGATATCACCTTAGTCGAAGATCCTGAGGATTCAAAAAACGCCTTCGAGATATCGGGTCCCTTCATCGAGAGCATTATGGTCCTCTGTAACAACCGAGAAGAACGCCAACAGTGGATCGATCTTCTGAGCCAGGATCAATCGTCGTGTCTTCTTCGTTCTCCGACAATGTTACAT CTGAACAATCAACCAAACGAGACACATCAACAGCATCTTCAGGAGCATTGTGCATCCCCAGAGACTAAATCTTGGTGGAATCTTGCATCATTGCGACCGGCACCtccaatttattcaatcaagaTTCAAAATAAGACTGACCCCATCGATGGATATCATTCACCACGAAACACAA ACGAACGGACATTTGAGGATGATGCTATTATCTTGAAAGTTATTGAGGGCTACAGCATGATTGTCAACCGTTTTGCAATGCAACCTG
- the LOC135170144 gene encoding transmembrane protein 223, translating into MFSNLGKISSSLRFNLLRTAVQTKDNVRCYGIVRSWGLQSRCHETSRTLRSSFPKFLIPKLMRSFADQSVIKINTNVANNVLLWKFERPKFFRNIAIFTVLQFTVLMTCSYAAWTVIPIYRNDMTWKDYFKKAYLSGVLWFFSAFSAIVTSVLIWIFIRKSLKYIILNKGGTSATLVTYHPFKESIAKVVPLEDLIVKKDRNDVGTFISLRVKGTRFFHLIDKQGTFVNPDLYDLTVGLDRTHKPVKKSAVSRVG; encoded by the exons ATGTTCAGTAATTTGGGGAAAATTAGTTCCTCTTTACGCTTCAATTTACTGCGGACAGCAGTTCAGACCAAAGATAACGTGCGATGTTATGGAATTGTTAGATCATGGGGACTACAGTCGAG GTGTCATGAGACTTCAAGAACATTGAGATCCTCATTCCCCAAATTTTTGATTCCCAAATTGATGAGATCTTTTGCGGATCAATCAGTCATCAAGATAAACACTAATGTAGCCAACAATGTTCTTCTCTGGAAATTCGAACGCCCAAAGTTTTTTAGAAACATTGCCATTTTCACTGTCCTACAGTTTACGGTACTGATGACGTGCAGTTATGCTGCATGGACAGTCATTCCGATATACAGAAATGATATGACATGGAAAGATTATTTTAAAAAGGCGTATTTGTCGGGGGTATTGTGGTTTTTCTCAGCATTCTCAG CGATTGTTACCTCTGTGTTGATCTGGATCTTCATCCGCAAATCTCTGAAATACATAATCTTGAACAAAGGAGGAACCAGTGCGACGCTTGTGACCTATCATCCCTTTAAAGAGTCTATAGCCAAAGTTGTGCCTCTCGAAGAt CTTATTGTCAAGAAAGACCGAAATGATGTTGGAACTTTTATCTCTCTGAGGGTAAAAGGCACCCGCTTCTTCCATCTAATCGACAAGCAAGGTACCTTCGTGAATCCAGATCTGTACGATCTAACTGTAGGCCTTGATCGAACTCACAAACCTGTGAAGAAGAGTGCAGTCTCCCGTGTGGGATGA
- the LOC135170133 gene encoding odorant receptor 42b-like, with protein sequence MAGSEMAQVPHHPPTYVTFNLKYLTLSGLWNPYNDYRKWFYNIYCGMIAFLVVIIRTLGYMSHAWSVHDDFVRLTLSGFLAFAFTCGCLKNINLLWRRSDINFIATTLQWETSLPCSKETALYRDEMVPQTIKLSKLFTIIWILDALFCEMFFYLECLDENRRTLNDVLIGYTCLRSFVQTWNFWILLVTDYLMFTVVTFTVLANDCLVMSLTFHISTQLKILNFRLRKSCRSYVDSAASEISENGKPNIFYCPQTDVGTVRSAANQELIYCIQHYQQIVRMVDVMQSVYGIILFPQLVSSVVMISLTGIHLFVTKTVSLSNPIPAGQTILALLSILFQLVAYCWGGNTIISESDLVSSATYKSNWYKADKEFQTNMLIFAAMTQNPLSLSAFGLFELSLPTLKNVLVKSYSAMALVKRANE encoded by the exons ATGGCAGGTTCGGAAATGGCTCAAGTCCCTCATCATCCTCCAACATATGTCACCTTCAACTTGAAGTACTTGACGCTCAGCG GTTTATGGAATCCGTACAACGATTATCGAAAGTGgttttacaatatttattgCGGTATGATAGCATTTCTCGTCGTTATCATACGGACTCTTGGATATATGAGCCATGCATGGTCAGTACATGATGATTTTGTGCGGTTGACATTATCCGGGTTTTTAGCATTCGCTTTCACATGTGGTTGCTTGAAAAACATCAATCTCCTATGGCGTCGATCGGATATTAACTTCATCGCGACAACCCTTCAATGGGAAACGAGTCTCCCATGCTCCAAAGAAACTG CTCTATACAGAGACGAAATGGTACCGCAAACCATCAAactatcaaaattatttaccatAATATGGATACTAGACGCACTCTTCtgcgaaatgtttttttacttGGAGTGTTTGGATGAAAATAGGAGAACACTCAACGATGTTTTAATCGG TTACACTTGCTTAAGAAGTTTTGTTCAGACTTGGAATTTTTGGATATTGTTGGTGACAGATTATTTAATGTTCACAGTCGTGACCTTCACTGTTCTAGCCAACGACTGTTTAGTTATGTCCCTAACGTTTCATATTTCGACACAATTGAAGATTCTTAATTTTCGCCTGCGAAAATCTTGCAGAAGCTATGTAGACTCTGCTGCGAGTGAAATATCCGAAAATGGAaaaccaaatattttttattgtccaCAAACTGATGTGGGAACAGTGCGTTCAGCTGCTAATCAAGAATTGATTTATTGCATTCAACATTATCAACAAATTGTCCG AATGGTGGATGTAATGCAAAGTGTGTACGGAATTATTCTATTTCCGCAATTAGTTTCAAGTGTGGTAATGATATCTCTCACTGGAATTCACTTATTTGTT ACGAAAACAGTCAGCCTCAGTAATCCCATTCCTGCTGGACAAACAATTCTGGCTCTGTTGAGCATTTTGTTCCAATTAGTCGCCTACTGTTGGGGCGGCAATACAATAATTTCGGAAAGCGATCTCGTCAGCTCAGCAACATACAAATCGAACTGGTACAAGGCTGATAAGGAATTTCAGACAAACATGCTAATTTTTGCTGCGATGACTCAAAATCCCTTATCACTCAGTGCTTTTGGCCTCTTTGAACTTTCATTACCTActttgaaaaat GTACTCGTTAAATCTTACTCAGCCATGGCACTAGTGAAGAGGGCCAACGAATGA
- the LOC135170123 gene encoding uncharacterized protein LOC135170123 has translation MSGGIDKLGKITPSRKSRCAERSHFPATIKQNTPGSLTDRVVIDKPGPTVAITVKTKSHKTTPKQPKTPSANPESENQVEWKKHSSVLTENKSNWPGRFREQTRASLKQTLHQIHGGTRGSKSARPLTEDYREPRRARHDALLGNPSTTSVGTRDSAESVIVIDKGVQCGGLFDSSNNHFNLLTPIPTIAFLMKELESLVKDEKSSVILYQMEQALLRIPSDTGKSSPDDLEMILKYSQLEASVTQLAAAGKEMQTTLETSRKEKAILQQQLEEKSLHLESSLRREAELETVLNDLRQKLSDSSKLDLTNKKLLSDLKEKNEKIQVLQNITTELKTELNEQTELAHQRFLDSQFLKMEKEKLSVMSSFKDSELIEHRKAIKNLHHLIGDELINIKKASRPDNLSVNPDGYLSQMVIGGRASSSPVRSSSNSIPVTRNTGHDVVDVSEPSISTIDVTNPPTMINKTLSSLSENFINDSENQTEKFKEKTHLEFTSIGGDDASHIGLILKPSEDEFIYVVPEGNRDGDQVEQGMSEMKRSRGRLSLDGRLEGSKGMKEIEMMYQNTRINSKVEVRVPSPPRNYPHPDWSDSSLPTMTISESNLI, from the exons ATGAGCGGAGGTATCGATAAACTGGGGAAGATCACACCCTCCAGGAAGTCAAGATGTGCTGAGCGATCACATTTTCCGGCGACTATCAAGCAG AATACTCCAGGATCCTTGACGGATCGGGTAGTTATTGACAAGCCGGGACCAACCGTAGCAATAACAGTAAAGACAAAGAGCCACAAAACTACTCCCAAACAGCCAAAAACCCCATCAGCAAATCCCGAGTCTGAAAATCaagttgaatggaaaaaacatTCGTCAGTATTAACTGAGAATAAGAGCAACTGGCCTGGGAGATTTCGAGAACAAACGAGAGCTTCGTTGAAGCAAACTCTTCATCAAATTCATGGAGGTACGAGAGGTTCCAAGAGTGCACGGCCATTGACAGAAGATTACAGGGAACCTAGACGAGCTAGACATGATGCTCTATTAGGaaacccctccaccacgtccGTTGGGACTAGAGACAGTGCAGAATCTGTCATTGTTATTGATAAAGGGGTGCAATGTGGAGGATTGTTTGACTCTTCtaataatcattttaatttattgactCCAATTCCGACAATTGCTTTCTTGATGAAGGAGCTCGAAAGCTTAGTCAAGGACGAGAAGTCCAGTGTAATTTTGTACCAGATGGAACAGGCATTGTTGAGAATACCTAGTGATACTGGGAAATCTAGTCCTGAC GATCTAGAGATGATTCTAAAATATAGCCAACTAGAAGCCAGTGTGACTCAACTAGCAGCTGCAGGTAAAGAAATGCAGACGACATTGGAAACCTCTCGAAAGGAAAAAGCCATTCTTCAACA ACAACTCGAGGAGAAGTCTCTCCACCTCGAGTCATCCCTTCGTCGAGAGGCCGAGCTCGAAACTGTCCTGAACGACCTGCGTCAGAAACTCTCAGACTCTTCAAAATTAGATCTCACAAATAAAAAACTCCTCAGCGATCttaaagagaaaaatgaaaagattcAAGTCCTCCAGAATATCACAACCGAATTAAAAACTGAACTCAACGAACAAACAGAACTCGCCCACCAGCGGTTCCTTGACTCTCAGTTCCTCAAAATGGAGAAGGAAAAATTGTCTGTAATGTCTTCCTTTAAGGATTCCGAGCTGATTGAACATCGGAAGGCCATAAAGAACCTCCACCATCTGATCGGAGATGAATTGATCAACATCAAGAAGGCTTCCAGACCTGACAATTTGTCTGTCAACCCAGATGGGTATCTATCGCAGATGGTGATCGGTGGTAGGGCTTCATCGTCACCAGTTCGTTCCTCGAGTAATTCCATCCCCGTAACGAGAAATACTGGGCATGATGTGGTCGACGTCTCAGAGCCCTCTATCTCCACAATAGATGTGACTAATCCGCCCACAATGATCAATAAAACTTTATCATCACTGTCGGAGAATTTCATCAATGATTCAGAGAACcaaacagaaaaatttaagGAAAAAACACATTTAGAATTCACTTCCATTGGAGGAGATGATGCGTCACACATTGGTTTAATTCTAAAACCTAGTGAAGATGAGTTCATTTATGTGGTGCCTGAGGGTAATCGTGATGGTGACCAAGTTGAACAgggaatgagtgagatgaagAGGTCGAGGGGGAGGCTGTCCCTGGATGGGAGGCTGGAGGGGAGCAAAGGGATGAAGGAAATCGAAATGATGTATCAAAATACGAGAATCAACAGTAAGGTGGAGGTGAGGGTGCCCAGCCCCCCGAGAAATTATCCCCATCCTGACTGGAGTGATAGCTCGCTGCCGACGATGACTATCTCGGAGTCTAATTTGATATAA
- the LOC135170124 gene encoding rho guanine nucleotide exchange factor 7 isoform X2 produces the protein MSKLDAPKLVTALFTFKGSNNDELCFRKGDVITITQTDDGGWWEGTLNDKTAWFPSNYVKEYRPLDAGHSSGKPPVEKSSQEFPAIHSRVNREIVLKDLVDSEKANVTEIQGIVNNFLQPLESTNLLTKEEYKQLVGNIREVVEIHQRLLASLEAAVSHGPEARIGSLFLTLASKIQSVHLRYCNGHPHAVCIMDRYRDELNDFMEKSGAVTPGILVLTTGLSKPFRRLEKYSAILQELERHTEKNHCDRGDTQRSVSVYREIAEQCNYMRKQRELALQVLTSGVKGWEGEELDALGDILHVGPVTIAVGADRRDRYFVLFPTTLLVLSTSSRMSSFIYEGKLPLTGIDITLVEDPEDSKNAFEISGPFIESIMVLCNNREERQQWIDLLSQDQSSCLLRSPTMLHLNNQPNETHQQHLQEHCASPETKSWWNLASLRPAPPIYSIKIQNKTDPIDGYHSPRNTNERTFEDDAIILKVIEGYSMIVNRFAMQPGICRKLLKP, from the exons ATGTCAAAGTTAGATGCTCCAAAATTAGTCACAGCCTTATTTACATTCAAAGGAAGTAACAACGATGAG TTGTGCTTCAGAAAGGGCGATGTCATAACAATAACGCAGACCGATGATGGTGGATGGTGGGAAGGTACCTTGAATGACAAGACTGCTTGGTTTCCCTCCAACTATGTCAAGGAGTATCGCCCTCTTG ATGCTGGACATTCTTCTGGAAAGCCCCCGGTCGAGAAATCGAGCCAAGAGTTCCCAGCTATTCATTCACGAGTCAATAGAGAAATAGTTTTGAAAGATCTAGTGGATTCAGAGAAAGCTAATGTCACAGAAATCCAGGGAattgtcaataattttctGCAACCATTGGAATCAACAAATTT atTAACAAAAGAGGAATACAAACAGTTGGTTGGAAATATCCGCGAAGTTGTGGAGATTCATCAGCGTTTGCTGGCGAGTCTGGAAGCAGCAGTATCCCACGGACCTGAGGCAAGAATTGGCAGTTTATTTCTCACTCTGGCATCTAAAATACAGTCAGTTCATTTGCGGTATTGCAACGGTCATCCTCATGCCGTTTGCATAATGGACCGATACAGGGATGAACTGAATGATTTTATGGAGAAAAGTGGCGCTGTGACACCAGGAATTCTTGTATTAACTACAGGGCTCAGTAAACCCTTTAGGAGGCTAGAGAAATACAGTGCAATACTTCAGGAATTAGAAAGACATACTGAGAAGAATCACTGCGATCGAGGGGATACACAGAGGAGTGTCTCTGTATACAGGGAAATAGCA gaACAATGCAACTATATGCGCAAGCAGAGGGAACTAGCCCTTCAAGTGCTTACCAGTGGGGTTAAAGGTTGGGAAGGAGAAGAACTCGATGCCCTTGGCGATATTTTGCATGTTGGACCGGTCACAATTGCAGTGGGGGCAGATCGACGTGATAGATACTTCGTACTATTCCCTACGACACTTCTAGTACTCAGCACAAGCTCTCGAATGAGTTCTTTCATATACGAG GGAAAACTCCCCTTAACGGGCATTGATATCACCTTAGTCGAAGATCCTGAGGATTCAAAAAACGCCTTCGAGATATCGGGTCCCTTCATCGAGAGCATTATGGTCCTCTGTAACAACCGAGAAGAACGCCAACAGTGGATCGATCTTCTGAGCCAGGATCAATCGTCGTGTCTTCTTCGTTCTCCGACAATGTTACAT CTGAACAATCAACCAAACGAGACACATCAACAGCATCTTCAGGAGCATTGTGCATCCCCAGAGACTAAATCTTGGTGGAATCTTGCATCATTGCGACCGGCACCtccaatttattcaatcaagaTTCAAAATAAGACTGACCCCATCGATGGATATCATTCACCACGAAACACAA ACGAACGGACATTTGAGGATGATGCTATTATCTTGAAAGTTATTGAGGGCTACAGCATGATTGTCAACCGTTTTGCAATGCAACCTG
- the LOC135170139 gene encoding E3 ubiquitin-protein ligase rnf146 isoform X1 — protein sequence MRDADLASQATPQFSKLPAALTPPSIPGFLYRSISLVFTLSFDNQYHQYRKLMAQAAVKVVDLTEEAVKEEKQGTTTSLECAVCLQQCIHPAKLPCTHIFCYLCVKGVANQSKKCPMCRQEIPADFVERPELVEVEESKVPGAEEEYQWFYEGRNGWWQYDPRTSLELETAYKQGKRTCELLIAGFLYIADFGSMLQLRRNDPSRHRRIKRDLHNVPKKGVAGLRLNREEEPAFREIRGAERPASPASDSMGTGDGTNTPVPPSNTPQTPAGNTSGDATPLTGRLEHRQDSLHQVLEQMRSLMLSGHFTLNSDNDLEDTNVSGSFSDNQRTIRRATPSNTDTSAYSDEGENHL from the exons ATGAGAGACGCCGATCTCGCGAGTCAGGCGACTCCACAATTTAGTAAATTACCCGCGGCGTTGACGCCACCGTCGATTCCTGGATTCCTGTACCGGTCAATAAG CCTTGTGTTCACACTTAGTTTTGATAATCAGTATCATCAATATCGCAAGCTGATGGCCCAAGCAGCGGTGAAAGTCGTCGACCTGACCGAGGAGGCAGTAAAAGAAGAGAAACAAG GAACGACAACGTCGTTGGAGTGCGCCGTTTGTCTCCAACAATGTATTCACCCAGCCAAATTACCATGCACCCACATATTTTGCTACCTCTGTGTCAAAGGGGTAGCTAATCAGAGTAAAAAATGTCCAATGTGCAGACAAGAAATTCCAGCTGATTTTGTGGAGAGACCAGAGTTGGTGGAGGTCGAGGAGTCCAAGGTGCCAGGAGCTGAGGAGGAGTATCAGTGGTTCTATGAAGGGAGAAATG GGTGGTGGCAATATGACCCAAGAACAAGCCTAGAACTCGAGACAGCATACAAACAAGGCAAGAGAACGTGTGAGCTCTTGATCGCGGGCTTCCTCTACATCGCCGACTTCGGTTCGATGCTGCAGTTGAGAAGAAATGACCCTTCCAGACATCGAAGAATTAAACGAGATCTTCACAACGTCCCTAAAAAGGGTGTGGCTGGTCTGAGGCTGAACCGAGAGGAAGAGCCGGCTTTCAGGGAGATCAGAGGGGCTGAAAGACCTGCCAGTCCAGCTAGTGATTCTATGG GCACAGGTGATGGAACAAATACACCAGTGCCTCCAAGCAATACTCCTCAAACACCAGCTGGAAATACGAGTGGCGATGCAACACCCCTGACTGGCAGACTGGAACACAGACAGGACTCCTTACACCAGGTTTTAGAACAAATGCGTTCATTAATGCTAAGTGGTCACTTCACTCTTAACAGTGATAACGATCTTGAAGATACGAACGTCAGTGGATCGTTTTCAGATAATCAGCGTACAATACGCAGGGCAACGCCGTCAAATACCGACACATCTGCATACAGCGATGAAGGTGAGAATCATCTTTAA